The Argentina anserina chromosome 5, drPotAnse1.1, whole genome shotgun sequence genome includes the window AAAGCATATATGTATTGTGCTTTCAAGAAACAATCTCCAAGTGCAAAATATTTGTGGTCAAGGTTACGATGGGGCTAGCAATATGCGTGGTCAATTTCATAGATTGAAAACATTATTCCTTGAAGATTGCCCATATGCCTATTATGTTCATTGTTTTGCTCATCGATTACAGTTAGCTTTGAATGCATGTGCTAGAGATGTACATGATATGCAATTGTTTTTTCAGATGCTAAGTTCTATTGTTGGGTTTGTTGGCTCTTCATCAAAGCGTACAAATCagttaaaagatattcaaGAAGCAGAAATTGCAGAAAGTTTAGCAGATGGAAATCTTGAAACAGGAAGAGGGCTTAACCAAATCCGTAGTTTGAAGAGAGCAGGTATGACTAGATGGGGATCTCACTTTGCTTCCATTAGTACATTAGTCCATGTATTTGAAGAAATTACTCAACTTCTTCAAAGCATGATGAATGATAAAGATCTCCTAGGAAGTGTAAGAGGTGATGCAAAAGGTTACCTTAAGGCATTGAGGGCATTTGACtttgtattttatttgttgCTCACTAACAAAGTTATGAGaattactgatttactttctcaagccttacagaagtaATCACAAGACATTGTTAATGTCATGAATTTGGTTTCAAGTACAAAAGCACTTCTTCAAGCTTTGAGAGATGATGGTTGGAACAGTTTTTTCCAAAGTGTCTACGATTTGGTGAAAATCATGGTCTTGAAATGCCTAATATGGATGCAGCTTATTCAATGGGTACTGGTCGTGGTTGTCAACAACATAATGTTGTTACAAATGAACATTATTATCTTTTTGACATGTTTAATATGATTATACATGTTCAGATGATGGAGTTGAATGACAGGTTCACCGAAGAAACTATAGAGCTACTTATTTGGAGCTCTGCGTTGGATCCTAAAAACCAGTTCAAAAAGTTCGACATGGAAAAGATTTGCAAGCTTGCTGAGAAATTTTATCCTGAAGACTTTGATACATCTGAGGTAATAGCTTTCAGATTACAGTTAGAACATTACAAGTATCAAGTAGTTTTTGATAAAGATTTTCATAAACTATCTTCCCTTGCACAATTGTGTAGACGATTAGTTGAAACAGACTTAGCACAACTTTTTCCCTTGGTTGATAGATTGATTCGTTTAGTCTTGACACTTCCTTTTTCCACTGCAACTACTGAACGTGCATTTTCAGCGATGAAAATTATAAAGACTaggcttagaaacaagatggAAGATGGATATCTTTCAGGTTGTATGATGCTCCATATTGAAAAACAATATGTTGACACTATTGACTCAGATGAAGTCATTGATCATTTTGAGTCTATTGGAGATCGTAGAGCGCAATTTCGGTAGAGCATATTGTATTTGTAATTGAATTATGTATTATTATAAGTGTCAAGTAAATTTCTTTTGGATTCTTGATGTATAGCATATAAGAATCGTAttttgacttgcaaattttttGCCTCTTCTCCATTAATATTTTTCTGCTCACTTAGTTTTGAGACactagatccgccactgatATAAAGAATACCGATAATAAGATTGAATTACTCCAAATGATTACCAAACATCTAAGCTAGATCTTAGATAACCAAAAGTACTTTGAACCTTCTGATAATTGTTTACAGCTCCTTTATTTTCACAACTCTCAGCACTCATGTAATTGTGTAAAAGCTAGAATAAAGGGTACCTACCACATGAGCTGAGTATGTCCTTGATACAAAATAATTAGATCGTAGTTCCATAGCTTGGAACTCCCTAATTTAGTGGTTGGTGATGCCTACAAGTTGAATTCAACTTTTCAATTTATCaggtcctttttttttttcacttgcAGGCTCGTTATAAACACCCACTAGCCCAGTAATTTTAATGATCTTTGTAGTATTATACTATTATTCAACATGTATCCTTATTTGATTGGTCTATGAGACATGTTCCATGTCGTAGAGTTGATGAAACATGCAATTTGGAGTCTCTATCAatacacaaaaacaacaacaattaaAAGATCAAtcataaaatttcaaaatttcacatttcttcttttctcaaTAAAGCAAAAATCCTGAACTTTGACAGTAAGCAACATCcaccataagctgcatgtgtTAATCCCTATCCTTTAATTTACTTGCAGAGTGTAAGACTACTTCACATATACATCTAGAACTGAAAAGCGATTAAATCTATCAATTATTTGTCGCATTTGTTTCAGTGTTGTGGTTCACGTCCTCCATGGAAGTTGATGTAATGACCTCAATAGAAGGAGATTGGTGttgttcttggctttggagtCTTCCTGGCGTCGTTATTGGACTTATCTGGTTGTTCATATCCTGACTCTTACCCCATAGTACCATGTATAGTCCACTCACAATCAGCAATCCACCTAGTACACTGTCATTTTCATATGCATATATGAACATACATTTGAATATGAAGACGATACGAGTAAGTGAAAACTAAAGTAAAAAACCAATTTTCTAAAGAGGCCGGTTTTGGGGAAAACCGATATGTGAATGTAACGAACTAACGATTACTCAAAGCATTTTGAAAGTCGTGGTGAATTGGGATGTATAGTGTTAATAAATCAAATGTTGAACTGTTATTCATGCCTTTGCTTTTTCATTTCTAGATTTTCCAGTTGTTTCGATCCTTTTCTAATGGAGGTTTCGTcactttgtatatattttctggattttgttttttgataaCCTAAGAAATCTAATGTCTTTAACATATATTACTTCACCTGAATTAGAGATTGTAGGTTGTGATCATAAGTCACCAAGGGGTTGCAATTAAATTTTAAGAAGCTGATAATATGTTGCTACCTTACATTAGCGCGCGTAAGTCATACCTTCCAAAATTCAACTTCTCATCCAGAAGCAGAGACCCAGCAACTGCAACCATCACAAGCAAAAGAGGCTGAAAAGCTGCAACAAAAACAGGACCTCCCTTCTTAACGCACCATGCCATTAGAGTCACAGCAATTCCAGAGTTAAAAATACCCTGAGCAAATATGAGTGCGAAAAAAGTCTCTAATAAGCTATCAATGAACtctaattttgtttgttagataaactttctaatttctaaattcaaacaagaaaaagaatacacaATCTAGAAATTTTATATTACTGAATAAGACATTGCAAGAAGTCGAATGTTCCAGCCCAACTTCCACTGCTTCCAATCCCTATCCATGCAAAGGGCAAATACCACCGATTGAATTGATCCCATTAGGGCCATCAGAGCTGTGCTCGAATATAGGAAGGGatatctttgattaatttttgCCTGCACTGTTAAATTGAATAAATACATTTGTGATCTaattatataagaaaaaaaaccattgAACAATCTAGTGATCGAAATGAGTGATCGCAAAAGGAGTACATAGGATTTGATTCAATTGAAATATGAAACCTAAATGAAATAGTGCAACAATGTAATGAGCACGAGTGAACAAAACAGACCTGGATTATAAGCCAGATAGCAAAGGATGTACAACTAGCCAAAGCCATGAATGAGCCTAGCAAAAGACTTCCTGAGTCTTTGTTTCCTGGTGATGGAGCTTGAGCGGCGTCGTCTTTGTTCCCATAATGGCGTAGGAGATTATTGTTTGTAGACCATATGTTAATATTAAAGCCTTTGTAGAAGGTGAAAACCATAGCCCCTCCAATCCCCAAAATTGTTCCCACCACTTTAGCTTTCCCGGCATTAGTTCGTAGTGCCAATTTCTCCATTCTAATATGGATGTGGGTGGTGTGTGTAACAAATAATTAGGAATATGTACATGTCAGCATAATCATATCCAACCATTATAATGCAAATCATAAACGAGTGCCTACCTCAAAAGAGTGGAAAGGATAAAAGTAATAGCTGGGACTAGGTTAAATATGGCTACTGTATAAGTTGCCGATGTTTTGGCTAGGCTCTCAGTATAAAAATTTTGTGCTACTGTACCCCTACAATAACAGTCACCAGATTCATTAGTtataatatattgaaattttgataaaccaaaattgaattataaatatgttGGTGTCACTGAAAAGCACACACAAGGTTTATGAAGGCAAGTTCTGTACCCAAACAACCCAGTTAGAAAAGATTGCAATAGTACAGTCCTTGTAAGTTTTGTCCAGCTTTTCCTAAAATTAAGAACAGCTATCGATAAGTATGTGAGAACCGTACGTACGCAAATAATGATGTTAAAATCTCgatctatatatatgaataaacAGAAGGTTAGCTTTTAAGCTAGTAAACCAACATTGTCAATTTGAATCATTTCTGAATTAATTATCTCTAACCAAATCCCAGAGAAATGAGTATGGCAGGTAGAGAAAATAATTACCTTATTTCGAAAACGAGAGCAAAGGGAGTCATGAAGACAGCAGCAAACATCATGCGGTAGGCAACAAGAACTCTGAAATCTATTCCGTCAACAGCGGCTAACTTGTATAATACATTCATTCCGGCAAATAGAGTCTGAACCACCACCATAACCGTCGCAGGCTTCATCCCTTCCATTGCCTTACAATTCTGCATGGTGTCCTATTGATCAATCGTCTCTCGTTAAATGAGATTAGTCGCCTAACAGGTTAGTATCGATCAAAAATGTGGTTATATAATTCAACTTGGGTTGAGGGCTTCTCATCCTTTAATGAGTGTAAACTCAATCTGAGATGGCAGTTAAGTATAACAACTTTATCATAATTCTGGTACTGTGATAATTGACTGTCTTTGCTACTACACGGTCATAACAAAATCAGAGAAATCCGAGGCATGTGTGTAGCTATGTACGAGTTGATATGTTCCTTAGAAGTAGTATTTTGTTgcagaagaatgtaatacgcatCAAAATATGGAGAAACAACATGTCTATTCATTGATAAAGAGGTCTTATATGTatgcattacattgagtattcCGTTGAATaagagatttatatatttcctTATCTAGACTAACCTATACTAATTATGACAAGATACATCGGAAGATTACGAAGAGTAATTCTCATACAACACTCCTCCTTGTATCGTGatcctaatgtgtcatggTGCACCTCTGTTGATGTAATACCCGAGATTTTTAATCTTGATTAACTGACACATTATGACTAACTAATCGACATTTATCAAATAACGTAATTTAATACGTCGATATTATACTATACGTCGTCATCAACATTTTTGacgttttaaaatatttttttctgattttcaaATTGTTTTCCTGTGTTTCAAAATGTTTTACTTAACTTTGTTTTTACACGACTTCACTTTGGTCGTCAGATTAACATCACAATCATAACCCTTGGCTGAATTCCTattatttgatttggatttttcACTGCCAGGATTAAGAGAAAGCatatttctcttctttcaaTTTGCCCAAATTCGAGcccatttattttatttctacttttgggttgttgttgtttagtCAGAACTTGGGCCGGTGACATTTCACTATCTTTCGTCTCTTTGTTTGTAAACGCTGTGATTTGTAGAATTCGCGGAAATACTTTACGTTGTTTGTTCCTCTTgtcattgtaaaaaaaatttgttcatAGGTTACTTCATCTTAGTGAGTGTACAAAACAAACTTCTTCGTTTTGTTTAGCTTACTAATCTCATTTTAATTCAAATATGCTGTTTGCATTCCTTTCCAGGATGTGACAATAtaaacttggtatcagagcagaaTCTTTCCTCGGTCCTTTGTTTTCCAAATGTTTTAAAACCTCGGATACCAAAAAGAGTTTCTTCGTTAGCTTGTGTCATGTTTTCGTTTCTTATTTTGAAGTTAGTTCCTTTCTACTTAGTAACTTCTGCGTGTTCTCTTTCCTCCTAAGTAAATTCTTTATTTACTTTGTTTCCTATCTCAATTAGGAAACCACTTTAGGATAGCACTTAACTTGCGGAAGTGACATCTCTAACCTTTCTAGTTCAGCCTTAAATCGAGCCGATTAGCCTAGTATATGTAGGTCATGCCTGAGTCACGTTATCCAAACCATGTCGTGATCTAGTGCGCCTCATACAACCTTTAAACCAATTTTCCGCGAAATCCTTGTTTTTGGTGAGAATAAAATTCTAGTATGGTTCAGTAATCTTGTTTCTCACTTACGACAACCCaaaaatgtaatcttgttcaTTCTTAACTCCATTGTGTGTTCTATGTCCTCTGAACATGAATCATCGTTTTATTTCTTCCTCATGTCGCATTTGAACTCCATGTTGCATGACTTATTTTAAAATTCATCATGCATTTTTGACTTATTTAAGTTTGTTTGTTAAAAATTATTGTTGCCGCAAAGGGTAAACGTGTTAAAATATACCAAGCCTTAGTtcccttttattattttggcgTGTGCATTTTCGTAGTTGTGATATTCCTTTTAAAAATCGGCTTTATCCAAAAGCTCACGCACTTTAGCCGTGCTTGTGTACAAACCTAGCTCCATATGTATTTGAATTGAGGGTAGATTTAGAAATATTTTTAATCTCCAAATTTATTCAAAAAGGGAAAgaataatgttgtacttgtGCTGGATTTGTTTTCGAGATTCCGCCAGCACTTTTCGATCATTTCTCTATTTATTTCACTACGTATCATGCCTAAAATCATGTAGGCCATGGTATTTTATCTTTCCAAAGTTTAACGGCCAAAGCTATATCCCCCAAAAATCCTGTCTTTGAGAAACTTTTCCATTCGACTTAAAGTCGAAAGATTGAGATTCACTTTCATTTGAAATATTGGGGACAAACAAATTTTACGATGGAAAGCTTACAACACTTATGAAGATTGCAGCAGATCAATCATTGCTTCCATTGCTTCCATCATTGACATTTCAGTCCAGACACATCAAGCATGAAGGTTCAGTCTACTGCTCTATCATCTTTCATCAGTAATCATCTCCAGTGTGATCTCCAGCTTTAGTTGTGGTGATCAATATCCGTAATTCCTGCCTTCAGTGAATGATGTTCGTAAAATTTAAGAATGCGGTATTTGGATTGTACCTAAAGACCTTGGT containing:
- the LOC126795330 gene encoding WAT1-related protein At1g25270-like, coding for MQNCKAMEGMKPATVMVVVQTLFAGMNVLYKLAAVDGIDFRVLVAYRMMFAAVFMTPFALVFEIRKSWTKLTRTVLLQSFLTGLFGGTVAQNFYTESLAKTSATYTVAIFNLVPAITFILSTLLRMEKLALRTNAGKAKVVGTILGIGGAMVFTFYKGFNINIWSTNNNLLRHYGNKDDAAQAPSPGNKDSGSLLLGSFMALASCTSFAIWLIIQAKINQRYPFLYSSTALMALMGSIQSVVFALCMDRDWKQWKLGWNIRLLAMSYSGIFNSGIAVTLMAWCVKKGGPVFVAAFQPLLLVMVAVAGSLLLDEKLNFGSVLGGLLIVSGLYMVLWGKSQDMNNQISPITTPGRLQSQEQHQSPSIEVITSTSMEDVNHNTETNATNN